A genomic window from Gossypium hirsutum isolate 1008001.06 chromosome D10, Gossypium_hirsutum_v2.1, whole genome shotgun sequence includes:
- the LOC107916197 gene encoding major strawberry allergen Fra a 1.08, with amino-acid sequence MGVFTYDYESTSPVAPVRLFKAFTIEAAKVWPTAAPNTVKSVEVEANPSSGSIVKINFVEGLPFQYMKHQIGGHDENNFSYSYSLIEGGPLGDKLEKISYENKFEAAASGGSICKSSMKFYTVGDNVITEDEIKALIKGSEGVYKPVEAYLLANPEACN; translated from the exons ATGGGTGTTTTCACTTATGACTATGAATCTACCTCTCCAGTCGCCCCTGTCAGGCTTTTCAAGGCCTTTACTATTGAAGCCGCCAAGGTTTGGCCCACAGCTGCCCCTAATACCGTCAAGAGTGTTGAGGTTGAAGCTAATCCTAGCTCAGGAAGCATCGTAAAGATCAATTTTGTTGAAG GCCTTCCATTCCAATATATGAAGCACCAGATAGGAGGACATGAcgaaaataatttttcatatagCTACAGTTTAATCGAAGGTGGGCCCTTGGGGGACAAGCTTGAAAAAATCAGTTATGAAAACAAGTTTGAGGCAGCTGCAAGTGGAGGAAGCATTTGCAAGAGCTCGATGAAATTTTACACTGTTGGCGACAATGTAATCACTGAAGATGAAATCAAGGCTCTCATTAAAGGGAGTGAGGGAGTTTACAAGCCTGTTGAAGCTTACCTCTTGGCTAATCCCGAAGCCTGCAACTAA